The Candidatus Phaeomarinobacter ectocarpi genome includes a region encoding these proteins:
- a CDS encoding alkyl sulfatase dimerization domain-containing protein has product MSDILAKSAHYIDDGVYEGAGLINRPTTELSEVGDGVAIIEAFSHVVALKSGDGVVLFDTSLDAFAGGIVKSLRRWTEEPVTHVCYTHGHADHVGGTGAILCDACERGHTRPQVVAHENVSPRFRRYELTNGYNFTINARQFAPAAELKMGGGSGNEGRAPQPRRFGPDPWVDPDTTFRDAMTLRAGDLTFHLNHAIGETDDHLWAWIPEHKAICSGDFVTWVFPNAGNPQKVQRYPLEWAKALRDMAAKEPELLLPAHGLPIEGKARIATVLDTIATALELLVQQSLEMMNNGARFDEVLHSIKLPSHFMDKPYLKPVYDEPEFILHNIWRLYGGWYDGNPSRLKPAPDAALAQEMISLAGGVGPVVARAQALAGTGVEADMRLACHLVESAALAEPDNREAHAARAEIYGARRQAELSLMSKGIFGWAERESRLKSGENDV; this is encoded by the coding sequence ATGTCCGACATTCTGGCGAAGTCCGCACACTATATTGACGATGGCGTGTATGAGGGCGCCGGGCTGATCAACCGCCCGACGACAGAGCTCTCCGAAGTCGGCGATGGCGTTGCCATCATTGAGGCCTTCAGCCATGTGGTGGCGCTCAAGTCCGGAGACGGCGTGGTGCTGTTCGACACAAGCCTTGATGCTTTTGCCGGTGGTATCGTCAAATCCCTGCGGCGATGGACCGAGGAGCCGGTCACACATGTTTGCTACACCCATGGCCATGCGGACCATGTGGGCGGGACAGGCGCAATTCTGTGTGACGCCTGCGAGCGTGGCCACACCCGCCCGCAGGTCGTTGCCCATGAAAATGTCAGCCCGCGCTTCCGGCGCTATGAGCTGACCAATGGCTACAACTTCACCATCAATGCCCGACAGTTTGCCCCGGCAGCAGAACTCAAGATGGGCGGCGGTAGCGGCAATGAAGGTCGTGCACCACAGCCGCGCCGGTTCGGGCCCGACCCCTGGGTTGATCCGGATACGACGTTTCGTGATGCCATGACGCTGCGTGCGGGCGATCTGACATTTCATCTGAACCACGCCATCGGCGAAACAGATGATCATCTGTGGGCCTGGATACCCGAGCACAAGGCCATTTGCTCAGGTGACTTTGTGACCTGGGTTTTCCCAAATGCCGGGAACCCTCAAAAAGTGCAGCGCTATCCGCTTGAATGGGCAAAGGCGCTGCGCGACATGGCCGCCAAGGAACCAGAGCTTCTGCTTCCTGCACACGGGCTACCGATTGAAGGCAAGGCGCGTATCGCCACAGTCCTCGATACCATCGCCACCGCGCTGGAGCTGCTGGTCCAGCAGTCATTGGAAATGATGAACAACGGGGCCCGGTTTGATGAAGTGTTGCATTCCATCAAGTTGCCCTCGCACTTCATGGACAAGCCCTACCTCAAGCCTGTTTATGACGAGCCGGAATTCATTCTGCACAACATCTGGCGGCTCTATGGCGGCTGGTATGATGGCAACCCATCGCGCCTGAAACCGGCGCCCGATGCCGCTCTGGCTCAGGAAATGATATCACTGGCGGGTGGGGTCGGCCCTGTTGTCGCCCGAGCGCAAGCGCTCGCGGGCACCGGCGTAGAGGCTGACATGCGACTGGCCTGTCACCTGGTTGAGTCCGCCGCCCTTGCAGAGCCGGACAATCGGGAAGCGCATGCGGCGCGCGCTGAAATCTATGGCGCGCGACGGCAGGCGGAACTGTCTTTGATGTCCAAGGGTATTTTTGGCTGGGCGGAGCGAGAGTCCCGCCTCAAATCCGGTGAGAATGACGTCTAG
- a CDS encoding CHASE2 domain-containing protein, with product MQRLIQGCAVFFIAMSAYAFGALETLELALLESRFDLLDRPASGEVVAVQIDARSIQELGQWPLPRNTYAYAVRSLVAAGANEIAIDVDMSARTNENETAALARALEDAGGHVILPAFTQLAEPGVYDGNLIDAEPTPALTPHAWLGSVNVIPDKDGRLRQLMHGMWNADGEFRYSMFALLAGKAKPQPEPFYVDYGIDVRTIPRISFVDVMEGRFDVNVVNGKRVIIGGTAVELGDHFAVPRYGVMSGPMVQAMGFETLHQDREIHRTGPIGVVLLVILVLAGALCMPQQRGWFGYAAIVAVAVFGLLAVSGLLQHFVAISLDVLPALFALMLVFGLQLVLMSDIQRRNAARQKRIAAHQRILLDRVVSDSFDGIAILDAQGRIEQANTQTFDLCNVPQAASGATIDDLLENLSPDRDRPSAGWHTAPPGEPIMASVFKDGKEHHLEMRLNRSDVPIDVPTPNGTTYRHVLGLTIRDVTDSVLAVTAQREAREQAERANRAKTDFLANMGHELRTPLNAVIGFAELMEQQAMGPLGSPDYLEYAAHISGSGRHLLNIVNDIMEISRAEMGSIELADEAICLAEIAESAIHSARGDANACAHTIKTEFDFTVGDVLADASRIQRAVSNLISNAACYSPPDEQIVVRTLIDDQGHPTIEVEDHGEGIPAEMLSSILMPFQQVRASAHRSSDGIGLGLTIVSAFMKQHGGTIEIDSSVGVGTTVRLIFPVSRRLGTGQLDAAG from the coding sequence ATGCAGCGGCTTATTCAAGGATGTGCTGTATTTTTCATCGCCATGAGCGCCTATGCGTTCGGCGCGCTGGAAACCCTTGAACTTGCCTTGCTCGAATCCCGCTTTGATCTCCTTGATCGGCCCGCATCCGGTGAGGTGGTTGCTGTTCAGATCGATGCCCGGTCGATCCAGGAACTCGGCCAATGGCCGTTGCCTCGCAACACTTACGCCTATGCAGTCCGATCATTGGTTGCTGCCGGTGCGAATGAAATTGCCATTGATGTGGACATGAGCGCCCGGACCAATGAGAACGAGACGGCGGCGCTCGCGCGCGCCCTTGAAGATGCTGGTGGTCACGTCATCCTCCCCGCCTTCACGCAACTGGCCGAACCAGGTGTGTATGACGGGAACCTCATTGATGCCGAACCGACACCGGCCCTCACACCCCATGCCTGGCTTGGAAGCGTTAATGTCATTCCGGATAAAGACGGCCGTCTGCGTCAGCTCATGCACGGCATGTGGAATGCCGATGGCGAATTCAGGTACTCCATGTTTGCCCTGCTTGCAGGCAAGGCCAAACCACAGCCGGAACCTTTCTATGTCGACTACGGCATAGATGTACGCACAATTCCCCGCATCTCATTTGTTGATGTGATGGAGGGGCGGTTCGACGTCAATGTAGTGAATGGCAAGCGCGTCATCATTGGCGGTACAGCTGTTGAACTGGGTGACCACTTTGCTGTGCCACGCTATGGCGTCATGTCAGGGCCAATGGTCCAGGCCATGGGGTTCGAGACGCTCCATCAGGACCGAGAAATACACCGCACCGGACCCATTGGTGTTGTTCTGCTGGTTATCCTGGTGCTGGCAGGTGCCCTGTGCATGCCGCAACAGCGGGGCTGGTTTGGATATGCAGCCATCGTGGCTGTTGCCGTTTTTGGCCTGCTCGCGGTCTCTGGGCTCCTTCAGCATTTTGTGGCCATCAGTCTTGATGTATTGCCAGCCCTCTTTGCCTTGATGCTGGTCTTTGGCCTTCAGCTTGTTCTTATGTCAGACATACAAAGGCGAAATGCGGCCCGCCAGAAGCGGATCGCCGCACACCAACGGATCCTCCTGGACCGGGTTGTCTCCGACAGCTTCGACGGCATCGCCATCCTTGATGCGCAGGGGCGCATCGAGCAGGCAAATACGCAGACGTTTGACCTGTGTAATGTTCCGCAAGCCGCAAGCGGTGCCACCATCGACGACCTGCTTGAAAACCTGTCGCCTGATCGCGACAGACCTTCGGCGGGCTGGCACACAGCGCCGCCGGGTGAGCCCATAATGGCCAGCGTCTTTAAGGATGGTAAAGAACACCATCTGGAAATGAGGCTAAACCGCAGTGACGTTCCAATTGATGTGCCGACACCGAATGGGACGACATACAGACACGTGCTCGGCCTCACGATTCGGGACGTAACAGACAGTGTGCTTGCGGTAACCGCGCAGCGCGAGGCCCGCGAACAGGCTGAACGGGCAAACCGGGCCAAGACGGATTTTCTTGCCAATATGGGTCATGAGCTGCGCACCCCGCTCAACGCTGTGATCGGGTTTGCCGAGTTGATGGAACAGCAAGCGATGGGCCCTCTCGGCTCGCCGGACTATCTGGAATATGCCGCCCACATCAGCGGCAGCGGGCGTCATCTGCTGAACATCGTCAACGATATAATGGAAATTTCGCGGGCGGAAATGGGTAGCATTGAGCTCGCGGATGAAGCCATTTGCCTTGCTGAAATCGCCGAGAGCGCCATCCACTCCGCGCGGGGCGATGCAAATGCATGTGCGCACACCATCAAGACCGAGTTTGATTTCACTGTTGGAGATGTCCTAGCCGATGCGTCGCGCATTCAGCGGGCCGTCAGCAATCTTATCAGCAACGCAGCCTGCTACTCGCCTCCCGACGAACAAATTGTCGTTCGCACGCTCATAGATGATCAGGGCCATCCCACCATCGAGGTTGAAGATCATGGCGAAGGCATCCCCGCGGAGATGCTCTCCTCCATTCTCATGCCGTTCCAACAGGTCAGGGCGTCCGCGCACCGGTCTTCAGACGGCATCGGCCTTGGCCTGACTATTGTTTCGGCCTTCATGAAACAGCATGGCGGGACAATCGAAATAGACAGTTCCGTTGGCGTTGGAACAACCGTCCGCCTCATATTCCCGGTCAGCCGAAGACTAGGGACGGGCCAGCTTGACGCAGCCGGCTAG
- a CDS encoding FecR domain-containing protein, whose product MEISIMRRIQNGLAYAAIALAMVVFSNTGYAESAWQVESRSGDVWIAHEGVTPVALGSKQMLASGTMLTTGATGRVIIRRGEEAIVVAPNTSIQLAPQSKQGLATTIIQSIGTILLSVDKKDHQHFEVETPYLAAVVKGTKFAVTVADGKSSVHVVQGAVEVMDFESGDVGMVRPGQTADVSAGSGVGLSVSGPGAASPAKALRTGRTPRTVAPASRAASPGSPTPAVGAPNPQAPVRIKATMGVQTLDVPAATGGLVRQSVPGTTAAAAKSNVGAAVSAGAKASSKASGNATGLVNSAALSSSAPSSGKGLGLGNGLSVGASGNSGGNGGGLALGASNGNAGGNGGGLALGASTGNSGGNGGGLALGASNGNAGGNGGGLALGASIGNSGGNGGGLALGASNGNAGGNGGGLALGASVGNSGGNSGGNGGGLALGASIGNSGGNSGGNGGGLALGLGNGNAGGNGKNKK is encoded by the coding sequence ATGGAGATATCAATTATGCGCCGCATCCAGAATGGACTGGCATACGCAGCTATCGCACTCGCGATGGTTGTATTTTCAAATACTGGCTACGCTGAGTCTGCCTGGCAGGTAGAGTCCCGCAGCGGTGACGTGTGGATCGCGCACGAAGGCGTGACGCCCGTGGCGCTCGGCAGCAAGCAGATGCTTGCGTCCGGCACAATGCTTACAACCGGCGCCACAGGACGTGTGATCATACGCCGTGGCGAAGAGGCTATTGTCGTCGCGCCAAATACAAGCATCCAGTTGGCGCCCCAAAGCAAGCAGGGCTTGGCGACAACCATTATTCAGTCAATTGGTACCATTCTTCTGTCGGTCGACAAGAAGGATCACCAGCATTTTGAGGTGGAAACCCCTTATCTGGCTGCTGTCGTGAAGGGCACCAAGTTTGCCGTCACCGTTGCAGATGGAAAATCCTCCGTGCACGTTGTGCAGGGTGCCGTGGAAGTCATGGATTTTGAGTCTGGTGACGTGGGCATGGTGCGCCCCGGCCAGACGGCTGATGTATCAGCCGGGTCAGGTGTTGGCCTGTCTGTATCCGGACCAGGAGCAGCAAGCCCGGCCAAGGCCCTTCGGACTGGTCGTACGCCGCGAACGGTTGCACCCGCATCACGCGCGGCCTCTCCGGGCAGTCCCACACCAGCTGTCGGGGCGCCCAACCCTCAGGCACCTGTGCGTATCAAGGCGACAATGGGCGTCCAGACCCTTGATGTCCCCGCAGCAACTGGTGGTCTTGTCCGCCAGAGCGTACCCGGTACAACAGCTGCGGCTGCAAAGAGCAATGTCGGTGCTGCGGTCAGCGCCGGCGCCAAAGCAAGCTCCAAGGCAAGTGGCAACGCAACTGGCCTGGTCAACAGCGCTGCCTTGTCTTCTTCCGCGCCCAGCAGCGGGAAAGGCCTCGGTCTTGGCAATGGGCTTTCTGTCGGAGCCTCCGGTAATTCGGGCGGCAATGGCGGCGGCCTCGCACTTGGGGCTTCAAACGGCAACGCGGGTGGTAACGGCGGCGGTCTGGCCCTGGGCGCCTCAACCGGCAATTCGGGCGGTAACGGCGGCGGCCTCGCGCTTGGGGCCTCAAATGGCAACGCGGGTGGTAACGGCGGCGGTCTGGCCCTGGGTGCCTCGATTGGCAATTCCGGCGGTAATGGCGGCGGCCTCGCCCTTGGGGCCTCAAACGGCAACGCGGGCGGCAATGGCGGCGGTCTGGCTCTGGGCGCCTCAGTTGGCAATTCGGGTGGCAACTCAGGAGGCAATGGCGGTGGTCTGGCCCTTGGCGCCTCGATTGGCAATTCGGGCGGCAATTCGGGCGGAAACGGCGGCGGCCTCGCACTTGGTCTTGGGAATGGCAATGCTGGTGGGAACGGGAAAAACAAAAAGTGA
- a CDS encoding ShlB/FhaC/HecB family hemolysin secretion/activation protein encodes MALLHFHIPDSIPRVVMLAVTMPALCATMWIQDAHSQASQEADPSRIEDQLIEREVPSRKPTADDLSLGIAGAGTDDINVPPFILSGVTVEGATAFSGEEIAATYASLLATQIGSTELESIAGRITALYRDAGYVLSRAILPPQDVTTGIIRIQIIEGYVSHVTTDGTVPEYAIKGYASRITAERPLTLTTLERNMLLINDMPGVSLKDAVLSEDEAVQGAHTLALEIGLDRIGGSFFVDNRGSAEVGPVQAGTSVELRNTIGFGDAVSVAGFTVPSEPRELKLIRIGYTTPIGSSGLQMSVSGTASWIDAGGTLDAVGDESNLKAVSASLAYPIVRARESNLWLNTSLDVRSAEERTDFGTVFDEDLVVLRGSISGMVADDWGGRSYVTFRASKGIRLMNAAKRGDLLLSRVDADPQAATLTVDVSRYQQLVDDLLSVTLAGRAQRATDALVSSEEFSLGGARFGRGFEYGELTGDDGIAGSIEFTIAPDIELAWVSSPQIYAFYDTGAVWNRNVVFGDARQSLSSAGAGIRLTFADDFNAGFELAKPLDRDSSRTNTDEWQALFFLSGQL; translated from the coding sequence ATGGCTCTTCTGCATTTCCATATCCCGGACAGCATTCCGCGCGTTGTGATGCTCGCGGTGACCATGCCTGCCCTGTGCGCAACGATGTGGATACAGGACGCACACTCTCAGGCCTCGCAGGAAGCCGACCCCAGCCGCATTGAAGACCAGCTCATTGAGCGTGAAGTGCCGTCGCGCAAGCCAACAGCCGATGACCTCAGCCTTGGTATAGCTGGTGCGGGTACCGACGATATCAACGTTCCACCTTTCATTCTAAGCGGTGTGACTGTCGAAGGGGCTACGGCCTTTTCTGGCGAAGAAATAGCCGCGACATATGCGTCGCTCCTCGCAACCCAAATTGGGTCAACCGAACTTGAATCTATTGCCGGTCGCATCACAGCGCTCTATCGCGACGCCGGCTATGTGCTGTCACGCGCCATACTTCCGCCGCAGGACGTCACAACCGGTATCATCCGTATTCAGATTATCGAAGGGTATGTGAGCCATGTGACGACCGATGGCACCGTACCTGAGTACGCCATCAAGGGGTACGCGTCGCGCATCACCGCTGAGCGCCCACTTACACTTACAACCCTTGAGCGGAACATGCTGCTGATCAACGACATGCCCGGTGTCTCGCTCAAAGACGCTGTTCTGTCAGAGGACGAGGCGGTGCAGGGTGCGCATACACTGGCACTTGAGATTGGCCTTGATCGTATCGGCGGTTCCTTCTTTGTAGACAATCGCGGCTCAGCAGAAGTCGGTCCGGTGCAGGCCGGCACCAGCGTTGAACTTCGCAACACAATCGGTTTTGGGGATGCTGTCTCGGTCGCAGGGTTCACCGTGCCAAGCGAGCCGCGCGAGCTGAAGCTTATCCGCATCGGGTACACGACACCCATTGGCTCCAGTGGTTTGCAGATGAGCGTGTCAGGAACAGCAAGCTGGATTGATGCCGGTGGAACCCTCGATGCTGTGGGCGATGAGAGCAATCTCAAGGCAGTGTCCGCAAGTCTGGCCTACCCGATTGTCCGCGCACGGGAGTCAAACCTGTGGCTCAACACCAGCCTTGATGTCAGAAGCGCAGAAGAGCGTACGGACTTTGGCACTGTGTTTGACGAGGATCTGGTGGTGCTGCGTGGGAGTATTTCCGGCATGGTTGCGGATGATTGGGGCGGGCGCAGCTATGTCACGTTCCGGGCGTCCAAAGGTATTCGCCTGATGAACGCGGCCAAGCGAGGCGATCTATTGCTGTCGCGTGTTGACGCTGATCCTCAGGCGGCCACCCTGACCGTAGATGTGTCGCGGTATCAGCAGCTTGTTGATGATCTGCTTTCCGTGACGCTGGCAGGCAGAGCACAAAGGGCGACGGATGCACTCGTCTCCTCGGAGGAGTTCAGTCTTGGAGGGGCCCGGTTCGGGCGAGGCTTTGAGTATGGTGAGCTGACCGGTGATGACGGGATTGCGGGCTCAATCGAGTTCACGATCGCACCTGATATCGAACTGGCCTGGGTCTCTAGCCCGCAGATTTATGCGTTCTACGACACGGGCGCTGTATGGAACAGAAATGTGGTCTTTGGTGACGCACGGCAGTCATTGTCGTCGGCCGGGGCGGGCATCCGACTGACCTTTGCGGACGACTTCAACGCCGGTTTCGAATTGGCAAAGCCGTTGGACCGTGATTCAAGCCGCACCAACACAGACGAATGGCAGGCGCTGTTCTTCCTGTCCGGGCAGCTTTAA